A window from Thiomonas sp. FB-Cd encodes these proteins:
- a CDS encoding folate-binding protein YgfZ, with protein MLNYEALGAVDFKKGCYPGQEIVARTQYRGTIKRRTYRLVGPGPLAAGDEIFQSDDPNQPCGMVVAAAPATRDWEALAELKIAATATPGTLHARSIDGPALSLATLPYALPPQD; from the coding sequence ATGCTGAACTACGAAGCGCTGGGCGCGGTCGACTTCAAGAAAGGCTGTTATCCCGGCCAGGAAATCGTGGCCCGCACACAGTACCGTGGCACCATCAAGCGGCGCACCTATCGGCTCGTCGGTCCCGGACCCTTGGCTGCGGGCGATGAGATTTTCCAAAGCGACGACCCGAACCAGCCTTGCGGCATGGTGGTGGCAGCAGCGCCAGCCACGAGGGATTGGGAGGCTCTGGCCGAACTCAAAATCGCTGCAACCGCCACGCCTGGCACGTTGCATGCTCGATCAATTGATGGCCCCGCGCTTTCCCTGGCCACCCTGCCCTACGCGCTGCCGCCACAGGATTAA
- a CDS encoding YbgC/FadM family acyl-CoA thioesterase, whose translation MTSRQRHAFGFFHRLQVRWAEVDMQQVVFNGHYLLYFDTAMSAYWKALGLPYMEALQLLRGDFYVKKASLTYHSPARLDDWIDVGIEPAHLGRSSMTLRTAMYVQDRLLVDGEIVYVFTTLGPRAKAQTLPPSLRELLQAHAHGESMLQVQLGTWAELGGLAAAVRTAVFVHEQGIPAELEWDAFDTNCLHAVVRNRLGQAVACGRLLPDGHIGRVAVVQALRGSQAGRLVMKSLMGEARAAGHAHVEISAQSAVAGFYRKLGFVSYGEPYDDAGIPHIRMRAALLQEIEAIG comes from the coding sequence ATGACATCGAGACAACGTCACGCATTTGGTTTTTTCCACCGGTTACAGGTGCGCTGGGCCGAGGTGGACATGCAGCAAGTGGTATTCAACGGTCACTACCTGCTGTATTTCGACACGGCCATGAGCGCCTACTGGAAAGCGCTCGGCCTGCCTTACATGGAGGCATTGCAGCTGCTCCGCGGTGACTTTTACGTCAAGAAGGCAAGCCTCACCTACCACAGCCCCGCGCGGCTCGATGACTGGATCGACGTCGGCATCGAGCCGGCGCACCTGGGACGAAGCAGCATGACCCTGCGTACTGCCATGTACGTGCAGGATCGCCTGCTTGTAGATGGGGAGATTGTGTATGTTTTTACGACGTTGGGCCCGCGTGCAAAGGCACAGACCTTGCCACCCAGCTTGCGGGAGTTGTTGCAAGCCCACGCGCACGGCGAGTCGATGCTGCAGGTGCAGCTCGGCACCTGGGCTGAACTGGGAGGGCTTGCGGCGGCGGTGCGTACGGCCGTGTTTGTGCATGAGCAGGGCATCCCGGCTGAGCTTGAGTGGGACGCTTTCGATACCAACTGCCTGCATGCAGTGGTCCGCAATCGGCTAGGGCAAGCCGTGGCCTGCGGCAGGCTTTTGCCTGACGGGCATATCGGTCGCGTGGCTGTGGTCCAAGCGCTGCGTGGAAGCCAAGCGGGTCGTCTGGTGATGAAGTCCTTGATGGGTGAGGCGCGTGCGGCCGGCCATGCCCATGTCGAAATCTCGGCTCAATCGGCCGTCGCCGGCTTTTACCGCAAGCTCGGTTTCGTTAGCTATGGCGAGCCGTATGACGATGCTGGCATCCCGCATATTCGGATGCGCGCAGCCCTGCTGCAGGAGATCGAGGCTATAGGCTGA
- a CDS encoding alpha/beta hydrolase, whose translation MTTSSSRPLDAGPSPEMQNLLQRIARAGRPALWDLGVEQARQAYAASSDVLDIPPPKLTEVLDLDCEARDGVRLRVRRYRNDVERSTAGEALPALLYLHGGGFVIGSVETHDILCRQLALYAGCAVFALDYRLAPEYPFPTAVNDAWDALVWLRENGPMLGVDPQSIAIGGDSAGGTLATVGAIMARDEGWRLALQLLFYPGTAGWAQTASALHYGHGYLLEREHLDWFFGRYLRDPAQRNDWRFAPMFAPDLRGVAPAWMGLAGCDLLHDEGVLYAERLRHAGVPVTLREWPGVTHDFIRMGRALPQAGQAIRSAADALLQAFSGASAKAA comes from the coding sequence ATGACCACATCCTCCAGCCGCCCCTTGGACGCGGGGCCGAGCCCCGAGATGCAGAATCTGCTCCAACGCATCGCTCGCGCCGGGCGCCCGGCCTTGTGGGACCTGGGAGTCGAACAAGCTAGGCAAGCGTACGCGGCTTCGTCGGATGTGCTTGACATCCCACCACCAAAACTGACCGAGGTCCTGGACCTTGATTGCGAAGCACGTGATGGCGTGCGGTTGCGCGTACGCCGTTATCGGAATGACGTCGAGCGCAGCACGGCGGGAGAGGCCTTGCCAGCCTTGCTGTATCTGCACGGGGGCGGTTTCGTCATCGGCAGCGTCGAGACGCATGACATTTTGTGCCGGCAATTGGCACTGTACGCCGGGTGTGCGGTATTTGCGCTTGACTATCGCCTCGCACCGGAATACCCGTTTCCGACTGCGGTGAACGATGCGTGGGACGCTCTGGTCTGGCTGCGCGAGAACGGTCCAATGCTCGGTGTGGACCCACAGAGCATCGCCATTGGCGGCGATAGCGCGGGAGGAACTCTGGCTACGGTAGGCGCAATCATGGCACGCGACGAAGGCTGGAGGCTGGCCTTGCAACTCCTGTTTTACCCAGGTACCGCCGGCTGGGCGCAAACGGCTTCCGCATTGCATTACGGCCACGGCTACCTTCTCGAGCGGGAACATCTTGACTGGTTTTTTGGGCGCTATCTGCGCGATCCTGCGCAGCGAAATGACTGGCGGTTCGCGCCGATGTTCGCGCCCGATCTGCGCGGCGTCGCGCCTGCATGGATGGGTCTTGCTGGGTGCGACTTGTTGCACGATGAAGGCGTGCTGTACGCCGAGCGGCTGAGGCACGCTGGCGTGCCCGTGACCTTGCGCGAGTGGCCGGGCGTCACACATGATTTCATCCGTATGGGCCGCGCCTTACCCCAAGCTGGGCAGGCGATCCGTTCGGCGGCAGATGCCTTGCTGCAAGCATTCAGCGGCGCATCGGCGAAGGCGGCTTGA
- a CDS encoding NRDE family protein: MCLIAWNWQPGTEQPLLLAANRDEWLDRPTLSMRWWRPHPTKPTEILSGRDLRSGGIWLGVTRSGRFAAITNVRDPALERPLAPSRGLLALRFLLAQQPKDGTPMPDCAPSQYAEAAQFVAHEYAGFNLLLGDMARSELIWLSNHPARLCRVEPGVHGLSNAALDTPWPKVRALQTALAQQARRPAAGQFAALQAALTDSNTAPDAQLPSTGVTPAWERALSAAFIRVPGDPGYGTRCSTLLRTDSNSRIHVREIQHQPAPAEPADFIWNWHEED, from the coding sequence ATGTGCCTGATCGCCTGGAACTGGCAACCCGGGACGGAACAACCCTTGCTGCTTGCGGCGAACCGTGACGAGTGGCTGGACCGCCCCACTCTGTCCATGCGCTGGTGGCGGCCCCACCCAACAAAGCCCACTGAGATTTTGAGCGGCAGAGACCTGCGCAGCGGGGGTATCTGGCTTGGAGTCACACGTAGCGGGCGCTTTGCCGCCATCACCAACGTGCGCGACCCGGCGCTCGAGCGTCCGCTCGCCCCCTCGCGTGGCCTGCTGGCGTTGCGCTTTTTGCTTGCGCAGCAACCCAAGGACGGCACACCCATGCCCGACTGCGCGCCTTCCCAATATGCTGAGGCGGCGCAATTTGTTGCGCATGAATATGCGGGCTTCAACCTTTTGCTTGGCGATATGGCGCGCAGTGAACTGATCTGGCTTTCCAATCATCCGGCACGTTTGTGTCGTGTGGAGCCCGGCGTGCATGGTCTGTCAAACGCCGCGCTGGATACGCCGTGGCCCAAGGTGCGTGCGCTGCAGACGGCCCTCGCACAGCAAGCCCGGCGACCGGCCGCGGGGCAGTTTGCCGCGTTGCAGGCAGCATTGACCGACAGCAATACGGCACCCGACGCCCAATTGCCGAGCACAGGCGTGACCCCGGCATGGGAGCGGGCATTGTCAGCCGCCTTCATCCGCGTGCCCGGCGACCCCGGTTACGGTACACGCTGCTCCACACTGCTGCGCACAGATAGCAATTCACGCATACATGTGCGCGAAATCCAGCACCAACCCGCGCCTGCCGAACCCGCAGACTTCATCTGGAACTGGCACGAGGAAGACTGA
- a CDS encoding folate-binding protein YgfZ: MPATLTPLSHLSVLLAHGPQAADLLQAQFTQEVHHWPADTARMAAFCTPQGRMLADFLLWKTSAGDIAMALDSSLADATLRRLRMFILRLQCKVDDASAEQTLYGVLQSPGEDDVLGPDGWSCPAEPWSMQRREGIVLIRLPDAPGTRRLLLVSESPFGLRDIEGLRTQIAEGTKEEWMLAEVRAGIGHVTEATTQQFVPKC; encoded by the coding sequence ATGCCTGCCACCCTCACCCCTCTATCTCACCTGAGCGTGCTTCTCGCGCATGGCCCCCAAGCCGCCGATTTGCTCCAGGCACAGTTCACCCAGGAAGTGCATCACTGGCCAGCGGACACAGCGCGCATGGCGGCGTTTTGCACGCCTCAGGGCCGCATGCTGGCCGATTTCTTGCTGTGGAAGACAAGTGCCGGTGACATTGCCATGGCCCTGGACTCCTCGCTGGCGGATGCCACCCTCAGGCGCCTACGCATGTTCATTCTCCGTCTGCAATGCAAGGTCGATGACGCCAGCGCTGAGCAGACGTTGTATGGCGTTCTGCAATCGCCGGGCGAGGACGACGTGTTGGGGCCGGATGGGTGGTCTTGCCCCGCCGAGCCATGGTCCATGCAGCGACGCGAAGGAATCGTGCTGATCCGTCTGCCCGACGCCCCAGGTACGCGCCGGCTGCTGCTTGTGTCCGAAAGTCCATTCGGGCTCCGCGACATCGAAGGACTGCGCACCCAAATCGCGGAAGGCACGAAGGAGGAATGGATGCTTGCCGAGGTTCGTGCCGGGATTGGCCATGTCACGGAGGCCACGACTCAGCAATTTGTGCCCAAATGCTGA
- the tmk gene encoding dTMP kinase, with protein sequence MNQSSNRGLFITLEGIDGAGKTTQFDAVVRTLRGAGRHVTATREPGGTPLGERIRELLLHETMTTSTEVLLMFAARQEHVLRVIEPALLRGHDVVCDRFTDATLAYQGAGKGIPQDRLQTLARWVHPGLQPDFTLLIDVPVELAVQRLHAQQRETDRFERESAEFFARVRQHYLGMAAAEPERWRVIDGERNVDLVRDDVIFNIKKIIQHIE encoded by the coding sequence TTGAATCAGTCGAGCAATCGTGGCTTGTTCATCACGCTGGAAGGTATCGACGGCGCCGGTAAAACGACGCAGTTCGATGCGGTCGTACGCACGCTGCGCGGGGCCGGACGCCATGTGACGGCCACGCGCGAGCCCGGGGGGACGCCTCTGGGCGAACGCATACGCGAGTTGCTGCTTCACGAGACTATGACGACGTCCACCGAGGTCTTGTTGATGTTCGCGGCGCGCCAGGAGCATGTGCTGCGCGTGATCGAACCCGCGCTTCTGCGGGGGCATGATGTTGTGTGCGACCGGTTTACGGACGCCACGCTGGCGTACCAGGGCGCGGGCAAAGGGATTCCGCAGGATCGCCTGCAGACACTGGCGCGCTGGGTCCATCCGGGGCTGCAGCCGGATTTCACCCTGTTGATTGATGTACCTGTTGAACTTGCTGTTCAGCGCCTGCATGCGCAGCAGCGCGAGACGGATCGATTTGAACGCGAGTCAGCCGAATTTTTCGCCCGCGTGCGCCAGCACTACTTGGGCATGGCGGCCGCTGAACCCGAGCGTTGGAGGGTGATCGATGGTGAGCGCAATGTTGACTTGGTGCGTGACGATGTAATATTTAACATTAAAAAAATCATCCAACATATTGAATAA
- a CDS encoding aminoacetone oxidase family FAD-binding enzyme, which yields MHPDSHDVAIIGAGAAGMMCAAVAGQRGRRVVLIEHSVHVGEKIRISGGGRCNFTNTQAELKHYIGCHPRFARQTLAGYTPRDFIALVRKHRIGFHEKHKGQLFCDDSSQRIIDMLRGECSQGRVQWMQPAKVHEVRRQGKGFALTTSQGNVHAERLVVATGGLPVPKIGATDYGLRLAQRFGLHVVPPKPALVPLTFAPESWKPYAELAGVAGAVRVRCGEQSFDEDLLFTHRGLSGPAILQISSFWNPGDSLTIDLAPGRDIGVLLRQAKAQSRQSVLNVLAQTLPRRLAQTWVQNLGLAGERRIAELPDAKLAALGAALAGWTVQPTGTEGWRKAEVMRGGVDTAEVHPVTLEARQVPGLHFIGEVLDVTGWLGGYNFQWAWASGYAAGMAV from the coding sequence ATGCACCCAGACAGCCATGACGTGGCAATCATCGGCGCAGGCGCTGCGGGCATGATGTGCGCCGCCGTCGCTGGGCAACGCGGGCGGCGAGTCGTGCTCATTGAACACTCCGTTCACGTGGGGGAGAAGATCCGGATTTCCGGCGGTGGGCGCTGCAATTTCACCAACACGCAAGCCGAGCTCAAACATTACATAGGGTGTCATCCACGGTTTGCCCGTCAAACCCTGGCGGGGTATACGCCACGCGACTTCATCGCCCTGGTACGCAAGCACCGCATCGGGTTTCACGAGAAGCATAAGGGCCAACTGTTCTGCGACGACAGCAGCCAGCGCATCATTGACATGCTGCGTGGCGAATGCTCGCAGGGTCGCGTGCAGTGGATGCAGCCAGCCAAGGTGCATGAGGTGCGCAGGCAGGGCAAGGGTTTTGCATTGACCACCAGCCAAGGTAACGTGCATGCGGAGCGGTTGGTTGTGGCCACGGGCGGACTTCCCGTACCCAAGATCGGAGCTACGGATTACGGCCTGCGCCTGGCTCAGCGGTTTGGCCTGCACGTGGTTCCTCCGAAGCCGGCACTGGTGCCGCTGACGTTTGCGCCCGAGTCTTGGAAGCCTTATGCCGAACTCGCGGGGGTGGCAGGCGCGGTACGGGTGCGGTGCGGGGAGCAGTCCTTCGACGAAGATCTGCTGTTTACGCATCGGGGCCTTTCCGGTCCAGCCATTTTGCAGATATCCAGTTTTTGGAACCCAGGTGACAGTCTCACAATCGACCTTGCGCCGGGGCGGGATATCGGAGTCCTACTTCGCCAAGCCAAAGCGCAGTCCCGCCAATCGGTGCTGAATGTGCTTGCGCAGACCTTGCCGCGGCGGCTCGCGCAGACCTGGGTACAGAACCTTGGTTTGGCAGGCGAGCGGCGGATTGCAGAACTGCCGGATGCAAAACTGGCAGCGCTGGGTGCCGCGCTCGCAGGTTGGACGGTGCAGCCCACCGGAACCGAAGGTTGGCGAAAGGCGGAGGTCATGCGCGGTGGCGTGGATACGGCGGAAGTGCATCCCGTGACCCTTGAAGCCCGCCAGGTTCCCGGCCTGCACTTCATCGGCGAAGTCTTGGACGTGACGGGCTGGCTGGGCGGCTACAACTTTCAATGGGCTTGGGCAAGTGGTTATGCGGCGGGCATGGCCGTTTGA
- the mltG gene encoding endolytic transglycosylase MltG, with product MSSFLKPRWPVRFLALGVAVGLAMVAAFAWWALAPIRLHASPLDFSVKPGSTARTAAVQVRAQGTEISPRLFYWLARITGKGTEIKAGSYEIEAGTSPWDLLQKMARGDQSLLAITVPEGWTFAQFVHALNAAPGLDHDAQGLSGAQIMDRIGAPPGTPPEGWFFPDTYLYARDSSELAVLRRAYQAMQRQLSGAWAARQPGLPLHTPYQALILASVVEKETGLPSDRRKIAAVFLNRLRAGMPLQSDPTVIYALGSRYSGALTRKNLQVASSYNTYVNSGLPPTPIALPGDASMQAVLHPANTRALYFVARGDGSSVFSDTLGEHNAAVDRYILKRSP from the coding sequence GTGAGCTCGTTTTTGAAACCCCGCTGGCCTGTTCGTTTTCTTGCACTCGGCGTGGCCGTGGGGCTGGCCATGGTCGCCGCCTTCGCTTGGTGGGCGCTGGCACCAATACGGCTGCACGCATCGCCGCTGGATTTCTCGGTCAAGCCCGGTAGCACAGCGCGCACTGCTGCCGTGCAGGTGCGTGCACAAGGGACCGAGATTTCACCTCGGCTGTTTTATTGGCTGGCGCGCATCACCGGCAAAGGTACCGAGATCAAGGCAGGGAGCTATGAGATCGAGGCGGGAACCAGCCCCTGGGATCTGTTGCAGAAAATGGCGCGGGGCGACCAGTCCCTGCTCGCCATCACGGTTCCAGAGGGATGGACCTTCGCGCAGTTCGTTCATGCACTCAATGCGGCACCGGGCCTGGACCATGACGCCCAAGGGCTGAGCGGCGCGCAAATTATGGATCGCATCGGCGCGCCACCGGGCACACCACCCGAAGGCTGGTTTTTCCCGGACACCTACCTTTATGCGCGCGACTCATCCGAACTGGCTGTGCTAAGGCGCGCTTACCAGGCCATGCAAAGGCAGCTCAGCGGCGCATGGGCTGCGCGCCAGCCGGGTTTGCCATTGCACACGCCCTACCAAGCTCTGATCCTGGCGTCGGTGGTCGAAAAGGAAACAGGACTGCCCAGTGACCGGCGCAAGATCGCGGCCGTGTTCCTCAACCGCTTGCGCGCCGGTATGCCCCTCCAAAGCGACCCCACGGTCATCTATGCGTTGGGCAGTCGTTACTCGGGCGCGCTGACGCGCAAGAACCTGCAGGTGGCATCGTCATACAACACCTATGTCAACAGCGGGTTGCCACCAACGCCCATTGCCCTTCCCGGCGATGCTTCGATGCAAGCCGTGCTGCACCCCGCGAACACCCGCGCCCTATATTTTGTCGCTCGCGGCGATGGCAGCAGCGTCTTTTCGGATACTCTTGGCGAGCACAATGCAGCCGTGGATCGCTATATCTTGAAGAGGTCTCCTTGA